The Lates calcarifer isolate ASB-BC8 linkage group LG6, TLL_Latcal_v3, whole genome shotgun sequence genome includes a region encoding these proteins:
- the lhfpl5b gene encoding LHFPL tetraspan subfamily member 5b, which produces MDLLPAQEAAKIYHTNYVRNSRAIGVMWAVFTICFVIITVVVFIQPYWIGDSVNTPQAGYFGLFHYCIGNALTSELTCKGSVLDFGSIPSPAFRTAMFFVGISMLLIVGTMVCFSLFFFCNAGNVYKICAWMQLASAVLMVMGCMIYPDGWDAPEVKRMCGQRTDKYTLGNCTVRWAYILAIISILDALLLAFLSFTLGNRQDKLLPDDFAVEGGGEG; this is translated from the exons ATGGATCTGCTTCCGGCCCAGGAGGCAGCCAAAATCTACCACACCAACTATGTGAGAAACTCCCGGGCCATCGGTGTCATGTGGGCCGTGTTCACCATCTGCTTCGTTATCATCACCGTGGTGGTCTTCATCCAGCCTTACTGGATCGGGGACAGCGTCAACACCCCGCAGGCCGGCTACTTCGGCCTCTTCCACTATTGCATCGGCAACGCTCTGACCTCGGAGCTCACCTGTAAGGGCAGCGTGCTGGACTTCGGCTCCATCCCCTCGCCGGCCTTCAGGACTGCCATGTTCTTCGTCGGGATCTCCATGCTGCTGATCGTCGGCACCATGGTCTGCTTCAGCTTGTTCTTCTTCTGCAACGCCGGGAACGTCTACAAGATATGTGCATGGATGCAGCTGGCCtcag CTGTGTTGATGGTGATGGGTTGCATGATCTACCCGGATGGCTGGGATGCTCCAGAAGTGAAGAGAATGTGTGGCCAGAGGACGGATAAGTACACACTGGGGAACTGCACCGTGCGCTGGGCCTACATCCTGGCCATCATCAGCATCCTGGACGCCCTCCTCCTGGCATTTCTGTCCTTCACTCTTGGCAACCGGCAGGATAAACTGCTGCCAGATGACTTTGCggtggagggaggaggcgaGGGTTAA